In Mesorhizobium sp. 113-3-3, a genomic segment contains:
- the sufC gene encoding Fe-S cluster assembly ATPase SufC, whose protein sequence is MLEIRNLHARIVDDGTEIIRGLNLTVKAGEVAAIMGPNGSGKSTLSYILAGREDYEVTEGDILYNGQSILEMDPAERATSGIFLAFQYPMEIPGVATMEFLKVAMNEQRKARGEEPLKIPEFLKRVKEAAASLSMDMAMLKRPLNVGFSGGEKKRAEILQMKLLEPKLCVLDETDSGLDIDALKIVSDGVNALRAPDRAFLVITHYQRLLEHIVPDSVHVLYKGQVIKSGDKSLALDLEANGYAGVIGEAA, encoded by the coding sequence ATGCTTGAAATTAGAAACCTCCATGCCCGCATCGTCGATGACGGCACCGAAATCATCCGCGGCCTGAACCTGACGGTGAAAGCCGGCGAGGTCGCCGCGATCATGGGCCCGAACGGCTCGGGCAAGTCGACGCTGTCCTATATCCTCGCCGGCCGCGAGGACTATGAGGTCACCGAAGGCGACATCCTCTACAACGGACAGTCGATCCTCGAAATGGATCCGGCCGAGCGCGCCACGTCGGGCATTTTCCTCGCCTTCCAGTATCCGATGGAGATACCGGGCGTGGCGACCATGGAATTCCTGAAAGTGGCGATGAACGAACAGCGCAAGGCGCGTGGCGAGGAGCCGCTGAAGATCCCGGAATTCCTGAAGCGGGTGAAGGAAGCCGCCGCCTCGCTCAGCATGGACATGGCGATGCTGAAGCGGCCGCTCAATGTCGGCTTCTCCGGCGGCGAGAAGAAACGGGCCGAGATCTTGCAGATGAAGCTCCTGGAGCCGAAGCTCTGCGTGCTCGACGAGACCGATTCCGGCCTCGACATCGATGCGCTGAAGATCGTCTCCGACGGCGTCAACGCGCTGCGCGCGCCGGACCGGGCCTTCCTGGTCATCACCCACTACCAGCGTCTGCTCGAACACATCGTGCCCGACAGCGTGCACGTGCTCTACAAGGGCCAGGTCATCAAATCAGGGGACAAGTCGCTGGCGCTCGACCTCGAAGCCAATGGCTATGCCGGCGTGATCGGCGAAGCCGCGTGA
- the sufB gene encoding Fe-S cluster assembly protein SufB, translating to MPAVQDTIDRVRKIDVDQYKYGFQTEIAVDKAPKGLSEDIIRFISAKKDEPSWMLEWRLEAYRRWLTLEEPTWARVHYPKIDFQDIYYYAAPKSTPGPSSLSDVDPELLKVYEKLGIPLREQEILAGVQKTDASDLEEPSDNVYKSGRVAVDAVFDSVSVVTTFKKELAQAGVIFCSISEAIREHPELVQKYLGSVVPTSDNFYATLNSAVFTDGSFVFVPKGVRCPMELSTYFRMNEKNTGQFERTLIIAEEGAYVSYLEGCTAPQRDENQLHAAVVELVALDDAEIKYSTVQNWYPGDAEGKGGIYNFVTKRGDCRGDRSKISWTQVETGSAITWKYPSCILRGDDSQGEFYSIAVSNGYQQVDSGTKMIHLGKNTSSRIISKGIAAGFSQNTYRGQVSAHRKATNARNFTNCDSLLIGDQCGAHTVPYMEAKNSTAQFEHEATTSKISEDQKFYVMQRGIPEEEAIALIVNGFVKDVIQQLPMEFAVEAQKLIGISLEGSVG from the coding sequence ATGCCTGCTGTGCAGGACACGATCGATCGGGTCCGAAAGATCGACGTCGACCAATACAAATATGGATTCCAGACCGAGATCGCTGTCGACAAGGCCCCCAAGGGCCTGAGCGAAGACATCATCCGGTTCATTTCGGCCAAGAAGGACGAGCCGTCCTGGATGCTGGAATGGCGCCTGGAGGCCTATCGGCGCTGGCTGACTCTGGAAGAGCCGACCTGGGCGCGCGTCCATTATCCGAAGATCGATTTCCAGGACATCTACTACTACGCGGCGCCCAAGAGCACGCCCGGGCCGTCCTCGCTCAGCGATGTCGATCCTGAGCTGCTGAAGGTCTACGAGAAGCTCGGCATTCCGCTGCGCGAGCAGGAGATCCTCGCCGGCGTGCAGAAGACGGATGCGTCCGATCTCGAGGAGCCCAGCGACAACGTCTACAAATCGGGCCGTGTCGCCGTCGACGCGGTGTTCGATTCCGTCTCCGTCGTCACTACCTTCAAGAAGGAACTGGCGCAGGCCGGCGTCATCTTCTGCTCGATCTCGGAGGCCATCCGCGAGCATCCGGAGCTGGTGCAGAAATATCTCGGCTCGGTCGTTCCGACGTCAGACAATTTCTACGCCACGCTGAATTCGGCTGTGTTCACCGACGGTTCCTTCGTCTTCGTGCCCAAGGGCGTGCGCTGCCCGATGGAGCTGTCGACCTATTTCCGCATGAACGAGAAGAACACCGGCCAGTTCGAGCGCACGCTGATCATCGCCGAGGAGGGGGCTTACGTCTCTTATCTCGAGGGCTGCACGGCGCCGCAGCGCGACGAAAACCAGCTGCATGCCGCGGTCGTCGAACTGGTGGCGCTCGACGATGCCGAGATCAAATATTCGACGGTGCAGAACTGGTATCCCGGCGACGCCGAGGGCAAGGGCGGGATCTACAATTTCGTCACCAAGCGCGGCGACTGCCGTGGCGACCGTTCGAAGATCTCGTGGACGCAGGTCGAGACCGGTTCGGCGATCACCTGGAAGTATCCGAGCTGCATCCTGCGCGGCGACGATTCCCAGGGCGAGTTCTATTCGATCGCCGTGTCGAACGGCTATCAGCAGGTCGATAGCGGCACGAAGATGATCCATCTCGGCAAGAACACGTCGAGCCGCATCATCTCCAAGGGCATCGCCGCGGGCTTCTCGCAGAACACCTATCGCGGCCAGGTCTCGGCGCACCGCAAGGCGACCAACGCCCGCAACTTCACCAACTGCGACAGTCTGCTGATCGGCGACCAGTGCGGCGCGCACACCGTGCCTTACATGGAAGCCAAGAACTCGACCGCGCAGTTCGAGCACGAAGCGACGACGTCGAAGATTTCCGAGGACCAGAAGTTCTACGTCATGCAGCGCGGCATTCCTGAAGAGGAAGCCATCGCGTTGATCGTCAACGGCTTCGTCAAGGACGTCATCCAGCAACTGCCGATGGAGTTTGCCGTCGAGGCGCAGAAGCTGATCGGTATCAGCCTCGAGGGAAGCGTGGGGTGA